From Solanum lycopersicum chromosome 8, SLM_r2.1, the proteins below share one genomic window:
- the LOC101263443 gene encoding IRK-interacting protein isoform X1: MANSSSSSSKSSISPRHPPLFTPIEEGNEEEEYSQGRGSFRAETTPSEGEYRHHPTPLHSKTENKGKVCNKKRQENDDKGVLCNKCRPSNREKITVVPLDNKGNSLNSPHGGLFKSVLSNLVKKSPRLSLSSSEVESSVVGGVSTKEEQWKIALAEVSHKLIQATRKRDEAVLEASRLKFSMVELEKKLNKLEIYCHNLKSGLDVCSNNKVMMTNKSSLSLVQRVKFGEEDKVIEHFLVMVSEARSSVRILSRSMTLQLRQIGSKVYDRIALLLQPYEIKISISRNPRGLLVYLEALLNKAFYDDFESIGYQKSCCNQILNPIDRCESNFGLYNRLKDLTWEEVLSKGTRFYSEEFSKFCDRKMSEIVAMLGWNRAWPEPLLQAFFGASKAVWLVHLLANSLHPTLPIFRVDKEMKFDSIYMEDMGADKAKKLVPNMVRIMVTPGFYVYDNVVKCKVLCRYNNNIGINNNEGLITPSPT; the protein is encoded by the exons ATGGCTaattcatcttcttcctcctcaAAATCCTCCATTTCTCCTCGTCATCCTCCTCTTTTCACTCCT ATTGAAGAAgggaatgaagaagaagagtatTCACAAGGGAGAGGCAGTTTTAGAGCAGAAACAACTCCAAGTGAAGGTGAATACAGACACCATCCAACACCTTTACACTCTAAAACAGAGAATAAAGGCAAAGTGTGTAACAAAAAGAGGCAAGAAAATGATGATAAAGGAGTTTTGTGTAACAAGTGCAGGCCAAGCAATAGGGAGAAAATCACTGTGGTTCCATTAGACAACAAGGGTAATTCTTTAAATAGTCCACATGGTGGTTTATTCAAATCTGTTCTTTCTAATCTGGTTAAAAAAAGTCCAAGATTATCATTGTCATCATCAGAAGTTGAGTCTTCTGTTGTTGGTGGAGTGTCGACAAAAGAGGAACAATGGAAAATTGCATTAGCTGAGGTTTCACATAAGCTTATTCAAGCTACTAGAAAAAGAGATGAGGCTGTTTTAGAAGCATCAAGATTGAAGTTTTCTATGGTTGAGCTTGAGAAAAAGCTAAACAAACTTGAAATTTACTGTCATAATTTGAAGTCTGGTCTTGATGTTTGTAGTAACAACAAAGTTATGATGACTAACAAATCCTCTTTAAGTTTGGTTCAAAGAGTGAAATTTGGTGAAGAGGATAAAGTAATTGAGCATTTCTTAGTTATGGTGTCTGAGGCAAGATCATCTGTTAGGATATTAAGTCGATCGATGACTCTTCAACTTAGGCAGATTGGTAGCAAAGTATATGATCGAATTGCATTATTACTCCAACCATATGAAATCAAGATTTCAATATCAAGAAACCCCAGAGGCTTACTTGTGTATCTTGAAGCTTTGTTAAACAAGGccttttatgatgattttgaatCTATTGGATATCAAAAGAGTTGTTGTAACCAAATCTTGAACCCCATTGATCGTTGTGAATCGAATTTCGGTTTGTACAATCGATTAAAGGACTTAACATGGGAGGAAGTTTTAAGCAAAGGGACAAGATTTTATAGTGAAGAATTCAGCAAGTTTTGTGATAGGAAAATGAGTGAAATTGTTGCTATGTTAGGATGGAACCGTGCTTGGCCTGAACCACTTTTGCAAGCTTTTTTTGGTGCATCAAAAGCAGTATGGTTAGTACATTTATTGGCTAACTCATTACACCCAACTTTGCCTATTTTCAGAGTGGATAAAGAGATGAAATTTGACTCAATTTACATGGAGGATATGGGTGCAGACAAGGCTAAGAAGTTGGTCCCTAACATGGTTAGGATCATGGTTACACCAGGGTTCTATGTCTATGACAATGTGGTCAAGTGCAAGGTACTTTGCaggtataataataatattggcATTAATAACAATGAGGGTTTAATAACCCCATCACCTACATAA
- the LOC101263443 gene encoding IRK-interacting protein isoform X2: protein MANSSSPFTPIEEGNEEEEYSQGRGSFRAETTPSEGEYRHHPTPLHSKTENKGKVCNKKRQENDDKGVLCNKCRPSNREKITVVPLDNKGNSLNSPHGGLFKSVLSNLVKKSPRLSLSSSEVESSVVGGVSTKEEQWKIALAEVSHKLIQATRKRDEAVLEASRLKFSMVELEKKLNKLEIYCHNLKSGLDVCSNNKVMMTNKSSLSLVQRVKFGEEDKVIEHFLVMVSEARSSVRILSRSMTLQLRQIGSKVYDRIALLLQPYEIKISISRNPRGLLVYLEALLNKAFYDDFESIGYQKSCCNQILNPIDRCESNFGLYNRLKDLTWEEVLSKGTRFYSEEFSKFCDRKMSEIVAMLGWNRAWPEPLLQAFFGASKAVWLVHLLANSLHPTLPIFRVDKEMKFDSIYMEDMGADKAKKLVPNMVRIMVTPGFYVYDNVVKCKVLCRYNNNIGINNNEGLITPSPT, encoded by the exons ATGGCTAATTCATCTTCTCCTTTTACTCCT ATTGAAGAAgggaatgaagaagaagagtatTCACAAGGGAGAGGCAGTTTTAGAGCAGAAACAACTCCAAGTGAAGGTGAATACAGACACCATCCAACACCTTTACACTCTAAAACAGAGAATAAAGGCAAAGTGTGTAACAAAAAGAGGCAAGAAAATGATGATAAAGGAGTTTTGTGTAACAAGTGCAGGCCAAGCAATAGGGAGAAAATCACTGTGGTTCCATTAGACAACAAGGGTAATTCTTTAAATAGTCCACATGGTGGTTTATTCAAATCTGTTCTTTCTAATCTGGTTAAAAAAAGTCCAAGATTATCATTGTCATCATCAGAAGTTGAGTCTTCTGTTGTTGGTGGAGTGTCGACAAAAGAGGAACAATGGAAAATTGCATTAGCTGAGGTTTCACATAAGCTTATTCAAGCTACTAGAAAAAGAGATGAGGCTGTTTTAGAAGCATCAAGATTGAAGTTTTCTATGGTTGAGCTTGAGAAAAAGCTAAACAAACTTGAAATTTACTGTCATAATTTGAAGTCTGGTCTTGATGTTTGTAGTAACAACAAAGTTATGATGACTAACAAATCCTCTTTAAGTTTGGTTCAAAGAGTGAAATTTGGTGAAGAGGATAAAGTAATTGAGCATTTCTTAGTTATGGTGTCTGAGGCAAGATCATCTGTTAGGATATTAAGTCGATCGATGACTCTTCAACTTAGGCAGATTGGTAGCAAAGTATATGATCGAATTGCATTATTACTCCAACCATATGAAATCAAGATTTCAATATCAAGAAACCCCAGAGGCTTACTTGTGTATCTTGAAGCTTTGTTAAACAAGGccttttatgatgattttgaatCTATTGGATATCAAAAGAGTTGTTGTAACCAAATCTTGAACCCCATTGATCGTTGTGAATCGAATTTCGGTTTGTACAATCGATTAAAGGACTTAACATGGGAGGAAGTTTTAAGCAAAGGGACAAGATTTTATAGTGAAGAATTCAGCAAGTTTTGTGATAGGAAAATGAGTGAAATTGTTGCTATGTTAGGATGGAACCGTGCTTGGCCTGAACCACTTTTGCAAGCTTTTTTTGGTGCATCAAAAGCAGTATGGTTAGTACATTTATTGGCTAACTCATTACACCCAACTTTGCCTATTTTCAGAGTGGATAAAGAGATGAAATTTGACTCAATTTACATGGAGGATATGGGTGCAGACAAGGCTAAGAAGTTGGTCCCTAACATGGTTAGGATCATGGTTACACCAGGGTTCTATGTCTATGACAATGTGGTCAAGTGCAAGGTACTTTGCaggtataataataatattggcATTAATAACAATGAGGGTTTAATAACCCCATCACCTACATAA
- the LOC101263443 gene encoding IRK-interacting protein isoform X4: MANSSSPFTPIEEGNEEEEYSQGRGSFRAETTPSEGEYRHHPTPLHSKTENKGKVCNKKRQENDDKGVLCNKCRPSNREKITVVPLDNKGNSLNSPHGGLFKSVLSNLVKKSPRLSLSSSEVESSVVGGVSTKEEQWKIALAEVSHKLIQATRKRDEAVLEASRLKFSMVELEKKLNKLEIYCHNLKSGLDVCSNNKVMMTNKSSLSLVQRVKFGEEDKVIEHFLVMVSEARSSVRILSRSMTLQLRQIGSKVYDRIALLLQPYEIKISISRNPRGLLVYLEALLNKAFYDDFESIGYQKSCCNQILNPIDRCESNFGLYNRLKDLTWEEVLSKGTRFYSEEFSKFCDRKMSEIVAMLGWNRAWPEPLLQAFFGASKAVWLVHLLANSLHPTLPIFRVDKEMKFDSIYMEDMGADKAKKLVPNMVRIMVTPGFYVYDNVVKCKVLCRFWRTF; this comes from the exons ATGGCTAATTCATCTTCTCCTTTTACTCCT ATTGAAGAAgggaatgaagaagaagagtatTCACAAGGGAGAGGCAGTTTTAGAGCAGAAACAACTCCAAGTGAAGGTGAATACAGACACCATCCAACACCTTTACACTCTAAAACAGAGAATAAAGGCAAAGTGTGTAACAAAAAGAGGCAAGAAAATGATGATAAAGGAGTTTTGTGTAACAAGTGCAGGCCAAGCAATAGGGAGAAAATCACTGTGGTTCCATTAGACAACAAGGGTAATTCTTTAAATAGTCCACATGGTGGTTTATTCAAATCTGTTCTTTCTAATCTGGTTAAAAAAAGTCCAAGATTATCATTGTCATCATCAGAAGTTGAGTCTTCTGTTGTTGGTGGAGTGTCGACAAAAGAGGAACAATGGAAAATTGCATTAGCTGAGGTTTCACATAAGCTTATTCAAGCTACTAGAAAAAGAGATGAGGCTGTTTTAGAAGCATCAAGATTGAAGTTTTCTATGGTTGAGCTTGAGAAAAAGCTAAACAAACTTGAAATTTACTGTCATAATTTGAAGTCTGGTCTTGATGTTTGTAGTAACAACAAAGTTATGATGACTAACAAATCCTCTTTAAGTTTGGTTCAAAGAGTGAAATTTGGTGAAGAGGATAAAGTAATTGAGCATTTCTTAGTTATGGTGTCTGAGGCAAGATCATCTGTTAGGATATTAAGTCGATCGATGACTCTTCAACTTAGGCAGATTGGTAGCAAAGTATATGATCGAATTGCATTATTACTCCAACCATATGAAATCAAGATTTCAATATCAAGAAACCCCAGAGGCTTACTTGTGTATCTTGAAGCTTTGTTAAACAAGGccttttatgatgattttgaatCTATTGGATATCAAAAGAGTTGTTGTAACCAAATCTTGAACCCCATTGATCGTTGTGAATCGAATTTCGGTTTGTACAATCGATTAAAGGACTTAACATGGGAGGAAGTTTTAAGCAAAGGGACAAGATTTTATAGTGAAGAATTCAGCAAGTTTTGTGATAGGAAAATGAGTGAAATTGTTGCTATGTTAGGATGGAACCGTGCTTGGCCTGAACCACTTTTGCAAGCTTTTTTTGGTGCATCAAAAGCAGTATGGTTAGTACATTTATTGGCTAACTCATTACACCCAACTTTGCCTATTTTCAGAGTGGATAAAGAGATGAAATTTGACTCAATTTACATGGAGGATATGGGTGCAGACAAGGCTAAGAAGTTGGTCCCTAACATGGTTAGGATCATGGTTACACCAGGGTTCTATGTCTATGACAATGTGGTCAAGTGCAAGGTACTTTGCag ATTTTGGAGGACTTTTTAA
- the LOC101263443 gene encoding IRK-interacting protein isoform X3 → MANSSSSSSKSSISPRHPPLFTPIEEGNEEEEYSQGRGSFRAETTPSEGEYRHHPTPLHSKTENKGKVCNKKRQENDDKGVLCNKCRPSNREKITVVPLDNKGNSLNSPHGGLFKSVLSNLVKKSPRLSLSSSEVESSVVGGVSTKEEQWKIALAEVSHKLIQATRKRDEAVLEASRLKFSMVELEKKLNKLEIYCHNLKSGLDVCSNNKVMMTNKSSLSLVQRVKFGEEDKVIEHFLVMVSEARSSVRILSRSMTLQLRQIGSKVYDRIALLLQPYEIKISISRNPRGLLVYLEALLNKAFYDDFESIGYQKSCCNQILNPIDRCESNFGLYNRLKDLTWEEVLSKGTRFYSEEFSKFCDRKMSEIVAMLGWNRAWPEPLLQAFFGASKAVWLVHLLANSLHPTLPIFRVDKEMKFDSIYMEDMGADKAKKLVPNMVRIMVTPGFYVYDNVVKCKVLCRFWRTF, encoded by the exons ATGGCTaattcatcttcttcctcctcaAAATCCTCCATTTCTCCTCGTCATCCTCCTCTTTTCACTCCT ATTGAAGAAgggaatgaagaagaagagtatTCACAAGGGAGAGGCAGTTTTAGAGCAGAAACAACTCCAAGTGAAGGTGAATACAGACACCATCCAACACCTTTACACTCTAAAACAGAGAATAAAGGCAAAGTGTGTAACAAAAAGAGGCAAGAAAATGATGATAAAGGAGTTTTGTGTAACAAGTGCAGGCCAAGCAATAGGGAGAAAATCACTGTGGTTCCATTAGACAACAAGGGTAATTCTTTAAATAGTCCACATGGTGGTTTATTCAAATCTGTTCTTTCTAATCTGGTTAAAAAAAGTCCAAGATTATCATTGTCATCATCAGAAGTTGAGTCTTCTGTTGTTGGTGGAGTGTCGACAAAAGAGGAACAATGGAAAATTGCATTAGCTGAGGTTTCACATAAGCTTATTCAAGCTACTAGAAAAAGAGATGAGGCTGTTTTAGAAGCATCAAGATTGAAGTTTTCTATGGTTGAGCTTGAGAAAAAGCTAAACAAACTTGAAATTTACTGTCATAATTTGAAGTCTGGTCTTGATGTTTGTAGTAACAACAAAGTTATGATGACTAACAAATCCTCTTTAAGTTTGGTTCAAAGAGTGAAATTTGGTGAAGAGGATAAAGTAATTGAGCATTTCTTAGTTATGGTGTCTGAGGCAAGATCATCTGTTAGGATATTAAGTCGATCGATGACTCTTCAACTTAGGCAGATTGGTAGCAAAGTATATGATCGAATTGCATTATTACTCCAACCATATGAAATCAAGATTTCAATATCAAGAAACCCCAGAGGCTTACTTGTGTATCTTGAAGCTTTGTTAAACAAGGccttttatgatgattttgaatCTATTGGATATCAAAAGAGTTGTTGTAACCAAATCTTGAACCCCATTGATCGTTGTGAATCGAATTTCGGTTTGTACAATCGATTAAAGGACTTAACATGGGAGGAAGTTTTAAGCAAAGGGACAAGATTTTATAGTGAAGAATTCAGCAAGTTTTGTGATAGGAAAATGAGTGAAATTGTTGCTATGTTAGGATGGAACCGTGCTTGGCCTGAACCACTTTTGCAAGCTTTTTTTGGTGCATCAAAAGCAGTATGGTTAGTACATTTATTGGCTAACTCATTACACCCAACTTTGCCTATTTTCAGAGTGGATAAAGAGATGAAATTTGACTCAATTTACATGGAGGATATGGGTGCAGACAAGGCTAAGAAGTTGGTCCCTAACATGGTTAGGATCATGGTTACACCAGGGTTCTATGTCTATGACAATGTGGTCAAGTGCAAGGTACTTTGCag ATTTTGGAGGACTTTTTAA